Within Enoplosus armatus isolate fEnoArm2 chromosome 1, fEnoArm2.hap1, whole genome shotgun sequence, the genomic segment GCTTAGAGGCCCTGTCTTGAAAAGATCCCGGTGTCAAAATCTAGTTATAAGACAgtctatgttttatttttgttttgtttcgtgCTTACTTGTTACACATTCTTAaattaatgtgtttaataaAATTACCAGACAGCAAACTTGAGGCCAGTTACTCGTTACTGTTCAAACTGTGAAGAGAGTGAGTAACTGGGGGACAGCAGCATATTTTTGCCCAGGAGCCCCCTGACAGGTTAATGTGACCATGCTGTCACTGGAGAGAAAAGTCTTCTATTACCTCGTTCAAACTTTTCTTATGTTTATTGATGGCTTATTTAGGGGAGGTCCACTTCTGTGTACCATCTTATCTTAGACTTGAGCAGAACTACTTTAAATATCAGAGAGAGATAAacctaaagagagagagagagagcacaagcAAACATACTCACTTTAGTGACACATTTGTCACCTCAGAGTGAAATGTTTAATAGTCAAAATGTCCAATGACCACGTGAGTCGTGTGTGCGCGTGGGTGTGGGCTATATATTTGCATGGTTTTGCACTGACCGGGTTTACTTCTACAGAAACTACAGAGGCATGCTCCAAACACCTGGACTACTTTGGAAAAGTTAGTTGTATTTAACATCTTTCAAAAAAAGCATCAGTTAAAAGCTTCTCCTCCCGGTGCTGTGAGTCTCGGAGCTGGCTCGGGATCATGGAGGAACTGGCCCGGGAGAGCATCAGCCTGCTGGCCCGGTCCGCGTCGCATGCGGACCCGCCGCGGCTCGGCTCGTTCGGTGCGGTGTTCATCATGCTGAAGTCTGCGCTGGGTGCCGGACTGCTCAACTTCCCCTGGGCTTTCGAGAAGGCGGGGGGAGTGAACACCGCCATCAGTGTGGAGCTGGTGAGGAAAACATCCAACACCTGCAACATTTACTAACTGCTGATGTTGGTGCATTGTTTAGAAAGTGGTATTTTGTTGCCCTGCATGAATAATGGAATAATCAGGAACTTTTAACTGCAAATGCcttcattttattgatttttatctttaaatatGTTGCTATCCAGAGGCTTTTGGGGGGTCAGTTTGGCTTTTAGCCTGTAGACTGAGTATGTATAGACTcatcacctctctgtctctccctggtGTGAAAGAGGCACATCTTTTTCACAGGTGAGCTCTAATGAGGCTTCCAGTTTAGGTGAGGACCTGAACTTTCCTTGCACTGCATCTTCGgactgctgactgtgtgtgtgtgtgtgtgtgtgtgtgtctcatggATGGATTCCCATATGGGCTTTCCAAGAATAGGCCTTGGGGCCCAGGAGGTCAGGGGGCACCGAAGAAGTGATGGCTTCCTTTGGAAGGTTCAATGTCTCAATCAGTCGTCAGTCTGtctacattaaaatgaaaatgagtaaGGGAGCCAACATTAAAATGAGCAGAATAATCTTTAGAGGAAAAtataacacagaaacagaaactattTTGTTAATCAATTATACATTAAAGAATTTAAACGACTCTGTTCATCTCTAGTATGAACAGGGTCCTGAAATGTAGGGGCAGTTTTCAACCAATATCACATCAATACGGTTATGGTTGACCGCAACTTAGGTTTCCGGTCATGAGGAGTGGGATGATGGGGGCTCTTTGACGTGCCTGTGCgtatgatgtgtgtttgtgtgtgtctgtaaattAAATGCAGATTAAGTTTGAGTTCCTCTCTCGGTGTCTCTGCAGGTTTCACTGGTTTTCCTCATCAGTGGTTTGGTCATCCTCGGCTACGCCTCATCGGTCAGCAGACAGAAGACCTATCAAGACGTGGTGAGCGAGGTGTGTGGACGAGCTGTGGGTCAACTCTGtgaagtctgtttctgctttAACCTCTTCATGATATGTGTCGCCTTCCTGGTGGTGGTGCAGGACCAGCTGGAGAAATGTAAGTGCTCAATTAAGTTGTTTTCATAATGTAGGTTCCCTCTTTACTTACAATGGACCACTTTAGCTGTAGTTTACCGGCTCCTGCCTTTGTTTACCCCTCCCTCTGCTAATTACACAACTGTAATAACTCCAGAGCACAACATCAACAACCGTGTTAGTGACAGTTCATATGTGGCCCATCCAGGACGCCTCTGTGGCTTTTAGGGGTTGAGACGGCAACCACGAACTGCAATGACCGAGTTCACCTTTCTCGACTCTCCACTATCGCTATATAATAAAGGCATCAAACGCTGAAACAAATATGGCCCATACTACAAGCAGATCTTGCCCTCAGCTCAACAACTAATCAGAGGGATCTGCTCAAAACACAGTGGATCAAAGTTGAACAAGTGTAATATAagttacaaaatatttttgtgtctgATTGTGGGTTAAAAGTGGACTTGTGTCTGCAGTGGATTCTGTAGTTTCAGTCAGCACTATCAGATCTAAAGCAAACACTTTACGTCTGATGGCTTCTGTTAGCTACAGATGCCACAGAGATCATCAACTCATAATCGGTGTTGATTTTAGCAAAAACTTTGaaaattgaactgaaattaatttattatttttaattggttaattTATCAATCCATTTTATGCCGCTCCAGGTCGCGCTAATTTGATGAATCATTTCATTAGGAGTTATCGCATTGGACATGAATAATTCTGGGCCATATTGTGCGTACTGGTTTTCCATCATAATTTCATATTTTGGATGGTATGATAGTGAAACAGGCATTACATTGCATtattaaactgaattatttGGTATCATAAAACTCTGTGAACCCTGCAGAAATCCTGGTCCAGGAGGCAGGGAAAAGTTTGTAGGTTACATTGTCAAGACAGGTGCATCTCATCCACAGCATTACATCTCCAAACAGTTCATTACCGACTTAAAATACTCTGTGTTCCTTACATGTTGCAGATCATAACGTATAACTAACATGTTAGACATGTTGCCCATTAGAAATAGACATGATAGTGTAGCAGGCTCCGTCGCCATCTTTCTTGTGATGGTTTATACCAGCTGTTAATCATCATGAAGCCCTTCTCTGTTTGCACTCAGCATTGGTTTCTACAGTGTTTGGATGTTTTCATATCATCAAGGTACCCGACAGAGTTTGTGATCAATTTAGCAGCCATTTCCCATATCAAAAAAATTAATCTCTTTCAGACCACAAATCATCCGCACtttaattttcatttcagcTAGTAGCAGGGTAAACATGAGACTGTAATGTaacccttttttcatttttttcctttgtcaaatccatttaatgtttttgctcTGTTCCAATTTTAAACAGAGCATTTGATTGGATTTACAAACACACCCCCCTacccaaaaagaaaaatccatttGATCAGAAATTCTGCACAGAGCACCATGCAGATGGAGCACTTAGTGAGATATCTTCAAGGACAAAATGCTTTAAACGCATTCACAGGAAtgttctgttttcattattctttATGTTCATCCGCCAACGTCAAAGCTTTTATGTTGCAGCCATTAAAAAATCATAAACCGCTGTTTGGCAGGAcgcaaaatgtaaatgaatctcTTGTAAATCTAGAGGGCCTTGTAGGATTTGGTGAGTCTTGTCTTGTGTACTGAAGCCTTCATGTTGCAGCAGATAAATAATTAGTTCATTGTGACTTGTTCTTCTCCAGTGTGTATTTCTTTATATGATACGGTGACTGGGTCCAGTGAGGGAGAGATGCCGTACCACTGGTACACCGACCAGCGATTTGCCCTCTTCATCATGTGCCTCTTCATCATCCTACCCCTATCCATCCCAAAAGAAATTGGCATCCAGAAATACACAAGGTATATAACACTTACCTGTGGTCACAATGACTTCCAGCTTTTACACGATTTAACAGTTTTCTCCTCGTATCAGTGTGTTAGGGACGCTGGCTGCTACATATCTGTGTGTGGCAGTGATTGTCAAATATTACCTGATGGAGAGCCACGCTGTTATAATAACTCCAGAGCACAGCCAAGGGTCAGTAACACTGTTTTTTAATGGATGCACACGCGTGTATTTATCACAGGCTTCTCATTTTGtacagctgttgttttctgtgcatCAGTAAATGTCTCCGTGCGTTCTGTGTTTTTCAGCGTCGGTTCGTGGGCGTCAATGTTTAGTGTCGTGCCGACCATCTGCTTTGGCTTCCAGGTAGGATCACTTTCAGGAGGGTTTTAAGTCTGAAAGTTTGTCAGTCTGCAAGTTGAGTTTTTGATGCAATAAGTCAAATTACTCAATATCTTGGCATTTAAGTGGTTTAACATGGAGCTCATATTGtccaaataagaaaacacaaagaaatgtacaaacCACCCAACAATGACAACTAAACAAGCACGAGGAAATCATTGATACTATTTTACTATTTCTTGTtgctcattatttatttttagttttatgcttttccttttcatgcTAGGAACAGGAAAAAGATCATTTCCTCCTGTGAAGTTGTTAATACCAGTGGGTCGTTCAAATGGACTGTGAACGCAGTAAATCTCACTTGAAGACACCATTAGTGGATATTTGTACATGAGAGCAATATGTTGCTTTTTGGAGAATTATATGATTTCTTTTCACTTAGTCAGATGGATGCCTTTTTTCTGTATCTGCTTGCACCCTGAGGGAAAGTTAGCTCACTCTCTGAATGTTTAACCTTATGCTAAGATGGCTGGCTGGCCTAACATAACTATGTGTTGTAATTCCTGTATttgtaaaaatgctaattttaCAACGTAAGACCATAAACTTTTGACCAACTCCtgtttacatacacaaacaattACCTTAGCATGTGCAGTCGATAAATGGATCCCATAGATGTCCATGTATTGAGGTATGCTAAGTTAATCAATGTTCAAGATAAtctcaaactacaaaaaaaagcagccatgACTCTGGATAACTAAGTAACTCCCTTCAATCCCCCAAAACTGACCTCAATAATcagcgtgcctgtgtgtgtctgcagtgccATGAAGCCTGTATAGCAATTTACAGCAGCATGGAGAACCAGAAGCTCTCCCACTGGGTGGTCATCTCCGTGCTctccatgtttttctgtttactcATCTACACTCTGACCGGTGAGTTGGCCTCTGAAGCGTTGCCCTCAGTGCATTATGTGCTCACCTGCAAGCTGCTAATTACATCCACCCTCTCCATCTCCAGGTGTGTACGGCTTCATGACGTTTGGACGAGCAGTTGCCTCGGATATTTTGATGTCATATCCAGGAAACGACGTGGTCATGATCATTTCCAGACTACTTTTTGGAATATCGATTATCACCATCTATCCTATCATCCTTCTTCTGGGGAGGTAAATGACACCAgagttgatttgttttgtgttgtgtgagttTATGTTTTAACACCTGCcatgttttctgtatgtgtgtgtgtgtgtgtgtgtgtaacagatcTGTCATCCTGAATCTGATGCTGCGCGTTCAAAGGCGTCGTCGGGGAATCATCACTCACTCGTTTGAGAGTCGCTGCAGAGTCGTTCTCACTGTGATCTGGATCGCCGTCACTCTTCTCATCGCCATGTTCGTCCCTGACATGGGTGAGGTCATCAGCGTCATCGGAGGAATCAGCgccttcttcatcttcatattTCCTGGTATGTAAACAACCTTAACTTTAATATGTGTTTGTAATGATGTATTGTGTGATGTATGGACATTGCTTTATACTTATACATGGTGTATATTTGGTCTATCTCACTATTAGCTTGTCAGTCACATGTAAATTGGACTAACCTGTATGgaaggtgctatataaataaagtttgattgacagccatGCACTCACAGTGAGGTAACCCTGTcgatgtgtgcgtttgtgttgcAGGTCTTTGCTTAGTGTTCATAATGCAAACTGAATCTGTGTCTTCAAGAGTCAGGTGAGTGTGCACTTAAGATTAATTTGTGTATGAAGTTATGATCAGCTTTTAGTCACTTCAAAGCAGGTCAGCCTAACAAACAACAGTGTAAAATTTGTTAACAAGCAAACATATAATTCAACATAAATGGAGAATTAAGTAtcagataatgaatgaataatgaatgaatatttacttGGATTTAAATGGAGGTTTCCTTTTAAGGACATTCCTACTTTCCAAATAgtaactaaccctaaccctacttTTTCCAGGAACATTACTAGGAAATTGTTAGTAAATTACAACCCTTTGTATAATAAACAAATTTTTTAAGTGTTAAACCATGAACAAATTAACAGAGAGGGGGGTTGCTGGTCATATAAACCTCACATCCTGCAGAGTCCACAAAGTCCTTTTAGAGTTTGTCGTCTCCCAAGGAGGAAAGTCTTATTTTGTAGATCTGAAACAGCTTGTTTTTCATGAACAAAAGTAAAGCCTCTATGGAGAGCAGATTTAATCCATTGTGTTATAACATGAGGATGTTTGAATAAAGGAAATTATgattaatgtttattaattaCTGTTAAGCAGAAGAGTCAAACTAGTTGCTGTTAAAAGACATCTGCACTGGTCTTTCTCTTGATGTGCTGATGTTCTTCTCTGCAGGGTGATTTTAACAGTTTGGGGAGTCATAACTATTGTAGTTGGAGCCTTCATCTTCGGACAGAGCACAACCATCGCTGTCATGGAGCTTTTCCATAAACTCTGAATTTCACACCATCATTCATCATCACTCTCTGCAGCCACTGCTTCACTGTGACT encodes:
- the slc38a8b gene encoding putative sodium-coupled neutral amino acid transporter 8; translation: MEELARESISLLARSASHADPPRLGSFGAVFIMLKSALGAGLLNFPWAFEKAGGVNTAISVELVSLVFLISGLVILGYASSVSRQKTYQDVVSEVCGRAVGQLCEVCFCFNLFMICVAFLVVVQDQLEKLCISLYDTVTGSSEGEMPYHWYTDQRFALFIMCLFIILPLSIPKEIGIQKYTSVLGTLAATYLCVAVIVKYYLMESHAVIITPEHSQGVGSWASMFSVVPTICFGFQCHEACIAIYSSMENQKLSHWVVISVLSMFFCLLIYTLTGVYGFMTFGRAVASDILMSYPGNDVVMIISRLLFGISIITIYPIILLLGRSVILNLMLRVQRRRRGIITHSFESRCRVVLTVIWIAVTLLIAMFVPDMGEVISVIGGISAFFIFIFPGLCLVFIMQTESVSSRVRVILTVWGVITIVVGAFIFGQSTTIAVMELFHKL